One Castanea sativa cultivar Marrone di Chiusa Pesio chromosome 4, ASM4071231v1 DNA window includes the following coding sequences:
- the LOC142631866 gene encoding uncharacterized protein LOC142631866 isoform X2, with translation MRRASTLASSVLSRTLATAHGGVGVATSTAVHHKQRLLQVALYGSSSSSGGSYTRWWSKSPARVLSLGVAGALISVAAAQEVHAKEPPPPELVPKDVVLYQYEACPFCNKVKAFLDYYDIPYKVVEVNPISKKEIKWSDYQKVPILMVDGEQLIDSSVIIDKLGGKIHSDKRADSKSDNDEEKKWRGWVDNHLVHILSPNIYRNTSEALESFDYITSNDERAALYEAAETWVDGLNGRDFLGGSKPNLADLAVYGVLRPIRYLRSGKDMVEHTRIGDWYTRMENAVGESSRIKA, from the exons ATGAGAAGAGCTTCCACTCTGGCCTCCTCCGTCCTCTCCCGAACCCTCGCCACCGCCCACGGCGGCGTTGGCGTCGCCACTTCCACAGCCGTCCACCACAAGCAGAGGCTTCTCCAGGTGGCGCTCTACGGAAGTAGCAGTAGCTCGGGGGGTTCGTACACCCGCTGGTGGAGTAAATCACCGGCGCGAGTTTTGTCTCTCGGTGTCGCCGGGGCTTTGATCTCCGTCGCCGCCGCCCAAGAGGTCCACGCGAAGGAGCCACCGCCGCCGGAACTCGTTCCCAAGGACGTGGTTCTTTACCAGTACGAAGCTTGCCCCTTCTGCAATAAAGTTAAAG CCTTTCTCGACTATTATGATATACCATACAAAGTAGTAGAGGTCAACCCAATTAGTAAGAAAGAAATCAAGTGGTCTGACTATCAGAAGGTGCCGATATTAATGGTTGATGGGGAACAACTGATCGACTCATCTG TTATTATTGACAAGCTGGGAGGCAAGATTCATTCAGACAAAAGGGCCGATTCAAAATCGGATAATGATGAAGAGAAAAAGTGGCGAGG GTGGGTCGACAATCACTTGGTGCATATCTTATCACCAAACATATACCGAAACACTTCTGAGGCACTTGAGTCCTTTGACTATATCACAAGCAATG ATGAACGTGCTGCACTGTATGAGGCTGCAGAAACATGGGTTGATGGTCTAAATGGCAGGGATTTCCTTG GGGGCTCTAAGCCTAATTTAGCCGACCTTGCTGTTTATGGGGTGTTAAGACCTATCCGTTACTTGAGGTCTGGTAAAGATATGGTGGAGCACACTCGCATTGGTGACTGGTACACAAGAATGGAGAATGCTGTGGGAGAGTCTTCAAGGATTAAAGCCTAA
- the LOC142631866 gene encoding uncharacterized protein LOC142631866 isoform X1, whose product MRRASTLASSVLSRTLATAHGGVGVATSTAVHHKQRLLQVALYGSSSSSGGSYTRWWSKSPARVLSLGVAGALISVAAAQEVHAKEPPPPELVPKDVVLYQYEACPFCNKVKAFLDYYDIPYKVVEVNPISKKEIKWSDYQKVPILMVDGEQLIDSSVIIDKLGGKIHSDKRADSKSDNDEEKKWRGWVDNHLVHILSPNIYRNTSEALESFDYITSNGNFSFTEKITVKYAGAAAMYFVSKKLKKKYNITDERAALYEAAETWVDGLNGRDFLGGSKPNLADLAVYGVLRPIRYLRSGKDMVEHTRIGDWYTRMENAVGESSRIKA is encoded by the exons ATGAGAAGAGCTTCCACTCTGGCCTCCTCCGTCCTCTCCCGAACCCTCGCCACCGCCCACGGCGGCGTTGGCGTCGCCACTTCCACAGCCGTCCACCACAAGCAGAGGCTTCTCCAGGTGGCGCTCTACGGAAGTAGCAGTAGCTCGGGGGGTTCGTACACCCGCTGGTGGAGTAAATCACCGGCGCGAGTTTTGTCTCTCGGTGTCGCCGGGGCTTTGATCTCCGTCGCCGCCGCCCAAGAGGTCCACGCGAAGGAGCCACCGCCGCCGGAACTCGTTCCCAAGGACGTGGTTCTTTACCAGTACGAAGCTTGCCCCTTCTGCAATAAAGTTAAAG CCTTTCTCGACTATTATGATATACCATACAAAGTAGTAGAGGTCAACCCAATTAGTAAGAAAGAAATCAAGTGGTCTGACTATCAGAAGGTGCCGATATTAATGGTTGATGGGGAACAACTGATCGACTCATCTG TTATTATTGACAAGCTGGGAGGCAAGATTCATTCAGACAAAAGGGCCGATTCAAAATCGGATAATGATGAAGAGAAAAAGTGGCGAGG GTGGGTCGACAATCACTTGGTGCATATCTTATCACCAAACATATACCGAAACACTTCTGAGGCACTTGAGTCCTTTGACTATATCACAAGCAATG GTAATTTTAGCTTTACTGAAAAAATTACTGTGAAATATGCTGGAGCTGCTGCTATGTATTTTGTGTCcaagaaattgaagaagaaatataacaTTACAGATGAACGTGCTGCACTGTATGAGGCTGCAGAAACATGGGTTGATGGTCTAAATGGCAGGGATTTCCTTG GGGGCTCTAAGCCTAATTTAGCCGACCTTGCTGTTTATGGGGTGTTAAGACCTATCCGTTACTTGAGGTCTGGTAAAGATATGGTGGAGCACACTCGCATTGGTGACTGGTACACAAGAATGGAGAATGCTGTGGGAGAGTCTTCAAGGATTAAAGCCTAA